A DNA window from Brassica napus cultivar Da-Ae chromosome C1, Da-Ae, whole genome shotgun sequence contains the following coding sequences:
- the LOC125579909 gene encoding glutathione S-transferase T3-like → MDHFSLNSVGFVNLLSSQCTQTTQNTQNTQNTQTTQNTQTTQTIDVGSSGVPKPVERRKWTTQEDIVLISAWLNTSKDPIVSNQQKLGSFWKRIEDYFNSSSQQTGAVPREWSQCKQRWGRINEQVCKFVGSYEAALKEQASGQNENDVMKSAHDIFFNDYGTKFNLEHGWRELRFDQKWRSNSVSKDGAKEKRKEAAESVPDSDEARPPGVKACKAAKRKKKGNEAAFDRLETILDLKRNLAKQKILDRLLSKKHETLTDSEVALKEKLVKVVGCGGHRFYKVCWFHRSRVVGCGGHGFYKVCWFYRSRVVGCGGHGFYKV, encoded by the exons ATGGATCACTTTTCTCTTAATTCTGTCGGGTTTGTGAACCTATTATCTTCCCAGTGCACTCAAACCACTCAAAACACTCAAAACACTCAAAACACTCAAACCACTCAAAACACTCAAACCACTCAAACCATAGATGTAGGGTCCTCAGGTGTTCCTAAACCCGTAGAGAGGAGAAAGTGGACAACACAAGAGGACATTGTCCTCATCAGTGCCTGGTTGAACACCAGCAAGGATCCCATAGTTAGTAACCAGCAGAAGTTAGGTTCGTTTTGGAAAAGAATAGAGGATTATTTTAATTCAAGCTCTCAGCAAACTGGCGCTGTTCCTAGAGAGTGGAGTcagtgtaagcagaggtggggaaggATTAATGAGCAGGTTTGTAAGTTTGTGGGAAGCTATGAAGCGGCTTTGAAGGAGCAAGCTAGTGGCCAAAATGAGAACGATGTCATGAAGTCTGCTCATGACATCTTCTTCAACGACTACGGGACGAAGTTCAATCTTGAACACGGCTGGAGGGAGTTGAGGTTTGATCAAAAGTGGAGATCCAACTCTGTCTCAAAAGATGGTGCAAAGGAGAAACGGAAGGAAGCTGCAGAGTCAGTCCCTGACTCGGATGAGGCTAGGCCTCCTGGTGTTAAGGCTTGCAAAGCAGCCAAACGCAAGAAAAAGGGGAATGAAGCAGCCTTTGATCGACTAGAAACCATTCTAGACTTGAAACGCAACCTAGCCAAACAAAAAATTCTAGATCGTCTCCTCTCTAAGAAACATGAAACTCTAACTGATAGTGAGGTGGCTCTTAAGGAGAAACTC GTGAAGGTTGTTGGTTGTGGAGGTCACAGGTTCTACAAGGTTTGTTGGTTTCACAGGTCACGGGTTGTTGGTTGTGGAGGTCACGGGTTCTACAAGGTTTGTTGGTTCTACAGGTCACGGGTTGTTGGTTGTGGAGGTCACGGGTTCTACAAGGTTTAG